A single Paracoccus pantotrophus DNA region contains:
- a CDS encoding nucleobase:cation symporter-2 family protein — MARTATSAADPVDEILPPLRMATLGLQHVLVMYAGAVAVPLIVGRALRLSPEDVAFLISADLFCCGIATIIQSLGMTRWFGIQLPVMMGVTFASVGPMVAMANAYPGPEGARMIFGAIIGAGIVAMLIAPFVGRMLKFFPPLVTGTIILVIGVTLMRVGINWIFGNPVGPTAPKVVDPVAVGWLNQLRDLAGTGAVPALPEGFAPAPSVQNPLYAQPINIAISGVVLAAILLIARFGRGFVANIAVLLGMLIGAGLTILLGQMTFEKVAEAHWFGIVAPFHFGMPIFDPVLIVTMVLVMIVVMIESTGMFLALGEMTGREVTPQRLTAGLRTDGLGTLIGGIFNTFPYTSFSQNVGLVGVTGIKSRFICVAGGLILILFGLVPKMGAAVESLPTPVLGGAGLVMFGMVAATGIRILSTVDFAGNRNNLFVVAVALGFGMIPLIAPDFKQWMPHAIHPLVESGILLATIAAVALNAFFNGTGGSIEAAKRAAGMADH; from the coding sequence ATGGCAAGAACCGCGACATCCGCAGCCGATCCGGTCGACGAGATCCTGCCGCCGCTGCGGATGGCGACCCTGGGCCTGCAGCATGTCCTGGTCATGTATGCCGGCGCCGTGGCGGTGCCGCTGATCGTCGGCCGGGCGCTGAGGCTCTCGCCCGAGGACGTGGCCTTCCTGATCTCGGCCGACCTGTTCTGCTGCGGCATCGCCACCATCATCCAGTCGCTGGGCATGACGCGCTGGTTCGGCATCCAGCTGCCGGTGATGATGGGCGTAACCTTCGCCTCGGTCGGGCCGATGGTGGCCATGGCGAACGCCTATCCGGGGCCCGAGGGGGCGCGGATGATCTTCGGCGCCATCATCGGCGCGGGCATCGTGGCCATGCTCATCGCGCCTTTCGTCGGGCGGATGCTGAAGTTCTTTCCGCCGCTCGTCACCGGCACCATCATCCTGGTGATCGGCGTCACGCTGATGCGGGTGGGGATCAACTGGATCTTCGGCAACCCGGTCGGGCCGACGGCGCCCAAGGTGGTGGACCCGGTGGCGGTCGGCTGGCTGAACCAGCTGCGCGACCTGGCCGGGACCGGCGCCGTGCCGGCGCTGCCCGAGGGCTTTGCCCCCGCGCCCAGCGTGCAGAACCCGCTTTACGCCCAGCCGATCAATATCGCCATCTCGGGCGTGGTGCTGGCGGCGATCCTGCTGATTGCCCGCTTCGGCCGTGGCTTCGTCGCCAATATCGCGGTGCTTCTGGGCATGCTGATCGGCGCGGGCCTGACCATCCTGCTGGGCCAGATGACCTTCGAGAAAGTGGCCGAGGCGCATTGGTTCGGCATCGTCGCGCCCTTCCATTTCGGCATGCCGATCTTTGACCCGGTGCTGATCGTGACCATGGTGCTGGTGATGATCGTGGTGATGATCGAATCAACCGGCATGTTCCTGGCGCTGGGAGAGATGACCGGGCGCGAGGTCACGCCGCAGCGCCTGACCGCGGGCCTGCGCACCGATGGGCTGGGCACGCTGATCGGCGGCATCTTCAACACCTTCCCCTATACCTCCTTCAGCCAGAACGTCGGGCTTGTCGGCGTCACCGGGATCAAGAGCCGCTTCATCTGCGTCGCCGGAGGGCTGATCCTGATCCTGTTCGGGCTGGTGCCCAAGATGGGCGCGGCGGTGGAATCGCTGCCGACCCCGGTGCTGGGCGGCGCGGGGCTCGTCATGTTCGGCATGGTGGCGGCGACGGGTATCCGCATCCTGTCTACGGTGGATTTCGCCGGCAACCGCAACAACCTGTTCGTGGTGGCGGTAGCGCTCGGCTTCGGGATGATCCCGCTGATCGCCCCGGACTTCAAGCAATGGATGCCGCATGCCATCCACCCGCTGGTCGAATCGGGCATCCTGCTGGCGACCATCGCGGCGGTGGCGCTGAACGCCTTCTTCAACGGCACCGGCGGCAGCATCGAGGCGGCCAAGCGCGCCGCCGGCATGGCCGATCACTGA